Part of the Phycisphaerae bacterium genome is shown below.
ATGCAAAAAACAGGTGCGGTCCATGAATAATGGGTGTTGTTCGAGGTATGACCGGGCAGGAGTAACTCGACATCGTCCGCTTGTGGTAACGAGTGGGTCAGGGGCCTTTGCGAAAAGCCGCGGATCAGGTGCGTTGAATGCCCCACCCGCCGCTTTCTTGCCGTCACGGACGAAGTGAGACGTTTCTGCATAGACACTTGCAAACGTTACCGGAGACGGCTGGACGGTTTCAGTTGAACGCCGAGTTGCCCATTCCTTTCGACGGCCCGGGGGAAAACGGAGGTTGATCTGATCTGCGACGATCCTTGCTGTACTCTGGGTTGAGGCGGGAGTACCGCTGGGCTTCAATCAGCTCGCGATGAGCATCGAGATGTCCTTCAGACATCCCCATTATTAAGTTCTTCTCTGATCTGGTGGGGCTCGGGAAGGACCCACATGGGCTCGGCGAAGGCCAGTCTGTCATGGGCAGCTCTAGCTCGCCCAAGGTCGAGATTGCCCTTGCCGAAGTATTGACGTTTACCGTCATTTATGATTTAATAGGCTTGATCGGCGGACCATGAGACTCCGTCGATGGTTTTGCCTTTGTGACTGATGAATTTTCGAGGTCCGGGCACGGCTGCCATCCTGAAAATCGCGTGCTCTTTGTCGATCAGGAACGAAGCCACAGCTTTGGGCATCTCGGAAGTCAATGGTCAGTAGCCTTTTGGGCGTGTGCCCGAGTGGACAAAGGGGACGGGCTGTAAACCCGTTGGCTTAAGCCTTCGGTGGTTCGAATCCACCCGCGCCCATTGCTGCCGATTATCTGTCTGTCACATCAATCATCACTTGGAACGGGCGGACTGCCTTGCGGCTCACCAACGGCTGGGCCAGACCAACGGTTAACAGCAAGGTGAGTCCTGAAAACGTCGACAAACCGAGAATCTGCCTTGTTGGAGAAACTAAATTCTGTTCATTGGTACGTTAAGCCGCCGACTTGGCTGACGGGAATCAGCAGGACTTCAACTCCGTAGCTGCGGTCGGCCGTCTGTGAACGATTGAACCTCACGCCTCCTGACGGTATCAAGCATGAGTGTTTTTGCCCGGATGCGGCGGGTCGGGTTTCAGGCGGCCGCCGAGCGAGTTGCCGAATGGACTACATCAGAGTCATTCTCTTCGATTGGGGCGGGACGCTTGCCCATGTCCGAACCCAGGCACAAGCCTTTGCCCTCGGTGCGGCCAAGGCCGGCCAGATTCTCTGCGGATCGGTTGGCAAGGCGGAGGTCGAACAACTGGGGCGAGCGATTATCTCGGCCGAAGCTGAAGCGGCCGCCGATCCCAGTCATCGCGAGGCTGATCTCACGCGGATCTTGGCTGAATGGGCAGCCCAGATCAACCCGCGCTTCACGCGCGACCAGCTTGATGCCGCCCGCGACGCCCTGGGCGAACAATGGATCGGCTCACTGGAAGTCGTCCCCGGAGCCCTCGAAGCCGTTCGTCAACTCCGCGAGCAGGGCTTGCGGATGGGCTTGGTCAGCAACTGCAGCGTACCCCCGGAATACTGCCGAAGAGAGCTTGCCCGGCAAGGTCTTGCCTCGCTCATGGATTTTGCCCTTTTCTCCAGCGAGGTTGGCTATCGCAAGCCCTCGCAGATCATCTACCAAGAAGCGCTCCAGAGGTCCTTCGCCGACGGTGAAGAAGCTGACCCATCGCGCGTGCTATTCGTGGGTGATTCGCCCGCGCTGGACGTGATCGCCCCGGCCGCAATAGGCATGAAAACCGCCTTGGTCGCCA
Proteins encoded:
- a CDS encoding HAD family hydrolase, with translation MDYIRVILFDWGGTLAHVRTQAQAFALGAAKAGQILCGSVGKAEVEQLGRAIISAEAEAAADPSHREADLTRILAEWAAQINPRFTRDQLDAARDALGEQWIGSLEVVPGALEAVRQLREQGLRMGLVSNCSVPPEYCRRELARQGLASLMDFALFSSEVGYRKPSQIIYQEALQRSFADGEEADPSRVLFVGDSPALDVIAPAAIGMKTALVASAPGLWPDEDHARAKPDLRIKNVTELPVLLNGR